A genomic window from Ascaphus truei isolate aAscTru1 chromosome 1, aAscTru1.hap1, whole genome shotgun sequence includes:
- the HOOK3 gene encoding protein Hook homolog 3 isoform X5 has translation MPCFSTEQEKLMSKESPVSIGNDAYADFDRQLKKTTEELNEALTAKEEIAQRCHELDMQEEICIDALTSLLRDSDSPSGSQASLDNFERATNPTRFVEGDLDEDCNIRHSPFKPKSVFFPYQSKGGFVETFYSLVLRDFESMCAKLIKFKPNLTKGELGALGGLKINHDIVIRQADKGGGIVIQDLSAYLTEARRLLGDSASYTLLESDPVDSYQLLLKELLTSALGEGIISKAEFKFLFCSHPRTPIFYHLPKVHKSLSNPPGRPIVSGVESMTSTLSQYVDYFLHPYVTALRSHIRDTLHVIDSISDIRWKSTYLWATCDVSSLYTCIEHTKGLEAIKYWLDKDPLFPEKHRLFILESIHFILTHNYFLFEDDFHLQICGTAMGTRFAPSYANLFMGHWEESHVWQNILLGAGLVYYGRFIDDIIIIWDGEESELFDILSSFSNNSFGLKFTFDINNLSTVFLDLALSIDTDLNIITTTHFKSVSVNSYVHASSNHHKHWLNNIPLGQFHRIRRNCTRDVDFENQSVTLGKKFLSKGYDPVVVSDSLSKVSSIARTTLLEKSKNKLQKGKRSGYDIPATHTGTERSNARFITTYNQSSRSINRILNDHWSILKCDPHLGPILPDRATVTYRKARSIKSILAPTRLKSSSICDTAKNKGPLGNHPCGRSRCITCRHLLNNTHVCSQSRGIIRHQ, from the coding sequence GAAGAAATATGTATTGATGCACTCACTTCATTGCTGAGGGACTCGGATTCACCTTCAGGATCACAAGCATCTCTTGACAATTTTGAGCGGGCCACCAACCCGACCAGGTTTGTGGAGGGAGACTTAGATGAGGATTGCAATATTAGGCACTCACCATTCAAGCCCAAATCGGTCTTCTTCCCTTACCAATCCAAGGGCGGTTTCGTGGAGACGTTCTATAGTCTGGTTTTACGTGACTTTGAGTCCATGTGTGCTAAACTTATTAAATTTAAACCTAATTTAACTAAAGGTGAGCTGGGCGCATTGGGCGGGCTTAAGATCAACCATGATATAGTTATcagacaggccgacaagggggggGGCATAGTCATTCAGGACTTATCTGCATATCTCActgaggcacgcagactcctgggtgactcggCCTCCTACACCTTGTTGGAATCCGATCCAGTAGACTCTTACCAGTTGTTGCTGAAGGAGCTCCTCACTTCTGCACTGGGTGAAGGTATTATTTCTAAAgcggaatttaaatttttattttgctCACACCCACGCACCCCTATTTTTTATCACCTTCCTAAAGTGCACAAATCCTTGTCCAATCCCCCGggtagacccatagtatcgggcgtggagtcgatgacatcgaccctatcccaatatgttgacTATTTTCTCCACCCCTATGTCACTGCACTGAGGtcccatattagggatacgctccatgtcatcgactccatttcTGACATTaggtggaaatccacctatctatgggcaACATGTGATGTTTCATCATTATACACCTGCATTGAACATACCAAGGGGTTAGAGGCTATTAAATACTGGTTGGACAAGGATCCACTTTTTCCGGAAAAACACAGgttatttattttagaaagtatccaTTTCATtcttacgcacaattattttttatttgaagatgattttcacttgcaaatctgtggaacggccatgggtacgagattcgctcctagctatgccaacctctttatggggcactGGGAGGAGTCCCATGTGTGGCAGAACATCTTGCTtggagcgggtctcgtatactatggccgtttcatagatgatattattataatttgggatggagaggagtcgGAATTATTCGACATCCTGAGCTCTTTCAGCAACAACTCGTTTGGACTCAAATTCACTTTTGATATCAATAATTTGTCcactgtctttctggatctggccctgagcatagacacagacttgaatattatcaccaccacacatttcaagtctgtgtctgtgaatagctacgtccatgcgtccagcaaccatcacaaacactggctcaacaatattcccttggggcagttccacagaatacggaggaactgcacaagggatgttgattTTGAAAACCAGTCGGTCACACTTGGGAAGAAGTTTCTTTCTAAGGGATATGATCCTGTCGTGGTCTCAGATTCTCTCAGCAAGGTGAGTTCCATTGCTAGAACTACTTTGCTtgagaaatctaaaaataaactACAAAAAGGAAAACGTTCAGGATATGACatcccagcaacacacacagggacGGAGAGATCGAATGCGAGGTTTATTACCACCTATAACCAGTCATCAAGATCCATTAATAGGATATTGAATGATCATTGGTCCATTCTCAAGTGTGATCCCCATTTAGGACCTATCCTGCCGGATAGAGCTACTGTTACATATAGGAAGGCTAGAAGTATAAAAAGTATATTAGCTCCCACTAGGCTCAAGTCTTCCTCAATTTGTGATACTGCTAAAAATAAGGGACCATTGGGAAACCATCCCTGTGgccgcagtcgatgcattacatgcaggcatcttttgaataATACTCATGTCTGTTCCCAGAGTAGGGGCATCATACGTCATCAGTAG
- the HOOK3 gene encoding protein Hook homolog 3 isoform X6 encodes MSKESPVSIGNDAYADFDRQLKKTTEELNEALTAKEEIAQRCHELDMQEEICIDALTSLLRDSDSPSGSQASLDNFERATNPTRFVEGDLDEDCNIRHSPFKPKSVFFPYQSKGGFVETFYSLVLRDFESMCAKLIKFKPNLTKGELGALGGLKINHDIVIRQADKGGGIVIQDLSAYLTEARRLLGDSASYTLLESDPVDSYQLLLKELLTSALGEGIISKAEFKFLFCSHPRTPIFYHLPKVHKSLSNPPGRPIVSGVESMTSTLSQYVDYFLHPYVTALRSHIRDTLHVIDSISDIRWKSTYLWATCDVSSLYTCIEHTKGLEAIKYWLDKDPLFPEKHRLFILESIHFILTHNYFLFEDDFHLQICGTAMGTRFAPSYANLFMGHWEESHVWQNILLGAGLVYYGRFIDDIIIIWDGEESELFDILSSFSNNSFGLKFTFDINNLSTVFLDLALSIDTDLNIITTTHFKSVSVNSYVHASSNHHKHWLNNIPLGQFHRIRRNCTRDVDFENQSVTLGKKFLSKGYDPVVVSDSLSKVSSIARTTLLEKSKNKLQKGKRSGYDIPATHTGTERSNARFITTYNQSSRSINRILNDHWSILKCDPHLGPILPDRATVTYRKARSIKSILAPTRLKSSSICDTAKNKGPLGNHPCGRSRCITCRHLLNNTHVCSQSRGIIRHQ; translated from the coding sequence GAAGAAATATGTATTGATGCACTCACTTCATTGCTGAGGGACTCGGATTCACCTTCAGGATCACAAGCATCTCTTGACAATTTTGAGCGGGCCACCAACCCGACCAGGTTTGTGGAGGGAGACTTAGATGAGGATTGCAATATTAGGCACTCACCATTCAAGCCCAAATCGGTCTTCTTCCCTTACCAATCCAAGGGCGGTTTCGTGGAGACGTTCTATAGTCTGGTTTTACGTGACTTTGAGTCCATGTGTGCTAAACTTATTAAATTTAAACCTAATTTAACTAAAGGTGAGCTGGGCGCATTGGGCGGGCTTAAGATCAACCATGATATAGTTATcagacaggccgacaagggggggGGCATAGTCATTCAGGACTTATCTGCATATCTCActgaggcacgcagactcctgggtgactcggCCTCCTACACCTTGTTGGAATCCGATCCAGTAGACTCTTACCAGTTGTTGCTGAAGGAGCTCCTCACTTCTGCACTGGGTGAAGGTATTATTTCTAAAgcggaatttaaatttttattttgctCACACCCACGCACCCCTATTTTTTATCACCTTCCTAAAGTGCACAAATCCTTGTCCAATCCCCCGggtagacccatagtatcgggcgtggagtcgatgacatcgaccctatcccaatatgttgacTATTTTCTCCACCCCTATGTCACTGCACTGAGGtcccatattagggatacgctccatgtcatcgactccatttcTGACATTaggtggaaatccacctatctatgggcaACATGTGATGTTTCATCATTATACACCTGCATTGAACATACCAAGGGGTTAGAGGCTATTAAATACTGGTTGGACAAGGATCCACTTTTTCCGGAAAAACACAGgttatttattttagaaagtatccaTTTCATtcttacgcacaattattttttatttgaagatgattttcacttgcaaatctgtggaacggccatgggtacgagattcgctcctagctatgccaacctctttatggggcactGGGAGGAGTCCCATGTGTGGCAGAACATCTTGCTtggagcgggtctcgtatactatggccgtttcatagatgatattattataatttgggatggagaggagtcgGAATTATTCGACATCCTGAGCTCTTTCAGCAACAACTCGTTTGGACTCAAATTCACTTTTGATATCAATAATTTGTCcactgtctttctggatctggccctgagcatagacacagacttgaatattatcaccaccacacatttcaagtctgtgtctgtgaatagctacgtccatgcgtccagcaaccatcacaaacactggctcaacaatattcccttggggcagttccacagaatacggaggaactgcacaagggatgttgattTTGAAAACCAGTCGGTCACACTTGGGAAGAAGTTTCTTTCTAAGGGATATGATCCTGTCGTGGTCTCAGATTCTCTCAGCAAGGTGAGTTCCATTGCTAGAACTACTTTGCTtgagaaatctaaaaataaactACAAAAAGGAAAACGTTCAGGATATGACatcccagcaacacacacagggacGGAGAGATCGAATGCGAGGTTTATTACCACCTATAACCAGTCATCAAGATCCATTAATAGGATATTGAATGATCATTGGTCCATTCTCAAGTGTGATCCCCATTTAGGACCTATCCTGCCGGATAGAGCTACTGTTACATATAGGAAGGCTAGAAGTATAAAAAGTATATTAGCTCCCACTAGGCTCAAGTCTTCCTCAATTTGTGATACTGCTAAAAATAAGGGACCATTGGGAAACCATCCCTGTGgccgcagtcgatgcattacatgcaggcatcttttgaataATACTCATGTCTGTTCCCAGAGTAGGGGCATCATACGTCATCAGTAG